One Paracoccus pantotrophus genomic window, AGGCAGGAAAGCGCCCGCATCCCCCGTATCGCCGATCTTGCCGGGCGCCGCCGAACCTCGCCGGATGCTTCCGGGAGGTCCAGGGGAATACCTACTCGGAATGCGGGATGGCGGTTTTCGCTGCGGCCAGCCGCGCGGGCCCTTGCAGGTTCCGGCCAAAGAGGCTTTGCGGCTCGCCGGGGACGGAGTGCCCTCACGGCGCGGTGTGATCGAGGACGGCGCGCATCAGGCCGCGCAATTCCGCATCCGGCTCCACCGGTTCCGCCTTGGCCAGCGCCTCGGCCAGCACCGGCCATCCCAGCACGCGAACCGCATAGGTCGCGGCCTTCCTGTGCCCGGCCAGCGGCGAGGCGAAGGCCCGGACAAAGGCATCGGCGACCCGCTGGTCATAGTCCTGCCCCACGGCCGCCAGGGCCACCCGGACCAGTTGCCGCTCGCTGTCGTCATGGGCCAGCAGGGCAAGATGCTGGTCCAGCGTCCCATAGGCCGCGGTGGCGTCGAAGGCTTGCAGGATCGCGGCGGCGGCCTCGGGGTCGCTGGCCTGGGCATCGACATGGGCGATGCGGTTGGTCCGGTCGAGCGTGAGCGTCACCAGGAGGTCGGGGTCATGGGACTCCATCCAGCGGATCGCGCCCGCGGAATCCCCCGCCATGTCCGGCACCGTGAAAAGGTCCAGCGGCGTTTCCGCCTTCAGCAGCCGGATCGCCTCGAACGCCCCTTGCCTGACCTTGCCGAGGTCGTCCTCCAGCGCGACATATCTGCCGAAGGCAAGCAGGTCGTCGTCGTTCTGGCTGCGGGTCATGGGTAACGGCTCCTCAGGAATGCGACCATGCCGACGATGAGCTGCTGCGCCGCGGCCGCCTGCTCGGCCGGGGTCGAGGCACGGCGGCCCGCGCGGCTGACATTCGATAATGCCCATGAACGGAACGCCTGGGCAAGATCGCGCAGGGCCTGGTCCTCGCCCAGCACCGTCATGGCGCCGGTCTGCTGCCGAAGCACCCGGTCCAGAAGCTTGAAGATGTTGCCGGTGCGCCGGTGGCGGGCCTGGCGGGCCTCCGCGATCTGGCCGCGGGTGAAGCTGCCGCTGTCCTGACGGCCGCGAAAGTCCTGGTCGGCGGCGACCGAGGCGCCGCGTGGCGCCATCGGCGCATATTCGCCGCGCGCGGCCTCAAGCCGCGGGTTGATCATGCCGCGTTCCTCCAGCGAGCGGCCGGTGGCGCGCGCCGCAAGCTGGCCCGGCGCGCGAATGGGTTCCACCACGTTGCGCAACTGGTCCGGATCCGGGCTGTCGAGATGTTCGGCCCGGAATCCCTCATAGGCGGGTGCATTCGCCTGGAACAGCATCGAGGAGCGCCGCACGTCGCGGATATAGGCAGGCCGGCTGCCGGGCATGCTGATCGAGGTGTGGAACGGCCCCGAGAACCTGCCGAACCTTGCGCGGCCGAGCGGCAGGGGCAACTGGCCCGGCGCGGACAGGAACCGGCGTCCGGCAAAGACGACATCGGCTTCGTTCAGGCCCGCGCCCACCGTGACCTGGCGGCCCTCGCGCATCTGCCGCTCAAGCTCGGCCGATTGGGTGCGAACGGCGGGGTTCGAGGCCCGCTCCTGCTCGAACAGCCGTTCGGCCTCGATCAGGATCGGCTCCAGCGCCCGGCCGATGCGGGCCGGGCTGAGCTGCGCGATGCGCCCCGCCGGCGAGGAGGGGTTGATCCGGGCGACGATGGAATCGCCCTGCCGCTCCAGCGAGGTCAGGCGATAGCGCAGCCGCCAAAAGGTCAGCCGCGCGCCAAGGCCCAGGCGCGAGACGCCGCGCCGCGCCAGCTGCTGGACCTGGGGCTGGATCGCCCGCACCGCCCGGTCCAGCCGTTCGCGCTGGCGGCGCTCCTCCTCCTGGCGGCGGCGGCGCCGGCGGTCGGCATCGCTTTCGGAACGCTCGCGCCGGCGGTCGCGGCCGCGATCCCGTTCGCGCCGGCGGCGGTCTGCGGCGCGGCGGTCGCGGCGGGCCTGGTCGCGGGCGCGGCGGCGGGCATCCGCGCTGCCGCCGCGGTCGTCCCCGTCGTCGCGCCGCCGCCCGCGCCCGCCCGCGCGCCGGTCGCCGCTGCGCCGCCGCCGGCGCTCCATGAATTGCCGGAAACGCTGCTGGATGCGGGCGACGATGCGGCCGAAGGGCCGCGCGATGGCCCCCAGCAGGCGGCGGATCAGCGCGTCGACGCCGAGGAAGGTCAGCACCATGTCCACCGCCGCCACGATGCCATGCGCCAGGGCGCGCGCGAAGGCCGCCGCGCCATTGCCGGGCGCCGCCACCTGCATGACGAATTCCAGAAAGGCGCGGGCGGCAGAGAACAGCGACTGCACCAGCGACCAGGCCGCGCGGATCGCGTCGATCACCGCCATGATTGCGCCCGCGCCGGGGATCAGCTTCAGCGCAAGCTGGGTCGCCAGCCAGGTCATCGCCGCGACCGCCATGGCAGGCATCAGCAGGGGCAGGCTTTCGGTGATCAGGCCGATCATGCTGGTCGCCAGCACGGTCAGCATCTCGACCCAGTTCGGCGGCAGGTTCATCAGCAGTTGCAGGCCGGGAACCTTGTTGAAGAACCATTCCTTGAAGGCTTCCTTCAGCGAATCCCACAGGTGGTTCTTGACGCCTTCCTGCGCCTGCGACCCGGCCGCCGACAGGAACGCGCCGATCCCCATCCGCGTCACCCGCGCCATCAGCGCCATGAATTCGCCAAGCGCATCGGCCAGCGCCTTGATCGCCGCGGCGATACGGTCGACCAGGCCCGCGTTCTCGGCCTGGATCTCGGCCAGCTTCGCGTCCATCTCGCGGATGGCGCGCTCGCGCTCGCGGTCCAGCGCGGCAAGGGCGGCGCGCTGGGTCGCCTCGATGCGGGCCTCCATCGCCTGGAACTGCGCCTGCGTCCGGGTCAGCGCCGCCTGCGCCTCGGCGTCCAGGTTGCCCTTGTTGGCCTCGACCAGCCGGTCGATGGCGGCCTTCGCCTCGGCCAGGATGGCCTTGCATTCGTCGATGGTGCGCTGGATGCTGCCGCGGATCTCGTTCAGCAGCGCGTCGATATCGGCGATATACTGGTTGCGGTGGCTCTCGTAGAGCGCCTTGACCTCGGGCAGGCTGTTGATCGACAGCAGCCAGTCCCGCGCGCGGTTGTAAAGCCCCTTGGCGCCGGCATAGCGCCGCGCCTTGAAGGCCTCCAGATCGGCCCGGACGCCCGAGGCAAAGGCCTCCAGCCGCTGGCCCTGGCGGTCGCGAAAACTCTGCACCGCTTCGCTTTCCAGCGAGCCCAGCTTTTCGTTCACCTGCCCCTCGGCGGTGGCATAGGTGGCGTTGATCTGTTCGGCCAGGCTGCGCGCGCCGCCTTCCTCGCCCGAGCGGGTGCCGGTCTGTTCGCCGCTGACCGCCTCTTGTGCCGCGTCTCGCCCGGCCTCCATCCCGCCGACGCTTTCTGCCTCGGTCGCGGCCAGCCCCGCCGCGGCCTCTTGCGTGGCGGCGGTCTCGGTCGCGCGGGCCTCGGTCGCGGCGCCGGCCACGTTTTCGTTCAGCTCGTCCTTGTCGTCACCGATGGCGCGCAGCGGGCCTTCCTCGGCCTTGGCCAGGGTCGCGTCGTCCACGTCGTGCTCGGCCAGCGCCTCGTCGGCGGCTTCGCGGAACTCGCTGGCGTCCAGCGATTCCTCGGGCACCGCGGGGGGTGCCGCCCCGGTCAGGTTCGGCGCCGCCGTGGCCGGGGCGGCGACGGGCGCGGGCTGGGGCACGGCCGGGGGCGGGGCGGCGCCCGCAGGCGGGTTGCGCACCGCCGACATCGAGGACTGGACCGGCGCCGCCTGCTGGCCGGCCTCGGCGGCGACCTGCCGGCTGATCTGCTGGCGCGTGCCCGCCCCGCCCGGCCCGGCGAAATTGTCCAGCTCTTCGATGGTCGAGGGCGCGGCCGAGGCCAGCGCCGCCCCCGCCCTTTGCTGCGCCGCCGCCGCATCGGGGGCGGGGATCTCGGCCTGGGCAAGGCTGCCTGCCTGCTGGCTTTGGCCATCGGCCTCGGCCGCATTCGGCGCGGGCTCGGCCGCGGCCCGCGCGGCGCCGATCCGGGCATGTGCGCCCTCGTTCACCTGCAGGGCGTCGGCGCGTTCGGAAAGCCGCTCGCGCGCCGCTTCTGCCGCCGCCTCGCCGCGGTCGCCGAGGTTCTGGCCGAAACGCTTCGCCGCGCCCCCGCCACCTCCGCCCCCGCCTTTGGCGCGGGCGCCGCCCTTGTCCTTGGCAGCCGCGGCCTTGCCCTTCTCATCCCTTGTCCTGCGGCGATCCGGGCCCTCCTTGTCCTTTTTCCTCTGCGGGGCGCGGTCCGGCGCGGCCTCGGCCGCCCCGGCGGGGGCGCCGGCGATGGCGACCGAGGGCGCGGGCTTCGCCTCGGCCGCGTTCTCGCCGCGCGCGGTCTGCGAATCGTCGGGGGCCTTGCTGGCGGGCGCGGTCGCCCCCGGCCGGCCGCCGGACCTGGTCAGGCCCGAAACCCGCCCGCCCGCGGCCGAGACCTGCGAGGTCATCATCGGCGTCAGCACCGGCCCCGCCCCCGGCGCGACCGCGCCCGGCCGGGCCGGGGCCTGCGACAGCGCGGGCGAGGCGGCAAAGGGCGCGGCCCCCGCCAGGGCGCGGCGCATGATCCGGCCGCGCAGCGACTGCCCCGCCGCGCCGACCTGCGCGCGGCCGCCGGCCAGCACCGTCGCGGCGGCCGCGTCGGCGGCGGTTTCGGCCGCGTCTCCGGGATTCGAGACCAGCGATTTCGCCTGCACCGCGCCGCCGCCGCCGGAACGGCGCTGCTGCACGACATGGGCCAGCTCATGCGCGATCAGGCGATCGCCCGCCGCCGAGCCCGGCCGATAGCGGCCCGGCGCAAAGGCGATGTCGCTGCCCGAGGTCAGCGCCTCGGCCCGCGCCCGTCCGGTCGCCATCGCCGCCGCCCCGCCGGTATGGATGCGCACGTCGGAAAACGAGGTGCCGAAACCCGTTTCCATCCGGGCCCGCAGGCTGGCAGGCAGCGCCGCGCCGCCGACGAGGCTGCGCTGCAGCAGGTTCAGCGGCTGCGGGGCGCTGTCACGGCTGGCCGAGGTCGAGACGGGGGCCGAAACCGAGACGGGGGCCGGGGCAGGGGCCGCCGGGCTGCGCGAAGCGTCGGCCGAACGGGTCGAAACGGGGCCGGTCCTGGCCTTCATCCTGGGCCTCCCGCCTTGCGGGGCGCGCCGGAAAAAGGAAGTGGACCAGGCCGCAGCACGATCCACTTCCAGGGACTTGAACCCTTCGGCATCCGCCGACCAGTCGACTCGAACGCGATGTCCCGGTTCGAGATCCCCTTCAGCCTAGCATTTCCGCGGGTCCGCACCAAAGCAATTCTCCGTTTCAGGGCAGGGTCGCGGGCAGGCTGGGACTGCCCATCCCCGAATAGGCGTTGTCGGCGAAGGCGCCGATGAAGACGTCGGGGCGGCCCCAGCTCGGCTCGTCATTGCCAAGGCTGACCCAGCGGATCCCGACCGAGGGACCGTGGCAGAAATTGCCCCTGACCTCGACCAGCGGCCCGAACCAGCCCCACAAGCGGATGCCGTCGCAATCCAGCCCGATCGGCTGCTCGCCATCCGCCAGCGGCACATAGCCGGCGTCGATGGCCTGGTTGCCGTTGATCCGCGCCGACAGGGTGCTGCCGATCCAGATGCCGCCGCGCTGGCGGGCTTGCCAGGGCAGGCGCAGGTCGATGCGGTTGTCCTGCACCTCGACCGAGCGCAGGAAGATGAAATTGGACCGCGACCGGCCCGACGAGCCGGCGATGCGGACCCCCTGGGCAAAGCCCGAAACCTGGTTGCCGCGGATACGCGCGCTCTGGCCCGGCAGCGCCAGCAGTGCGGCGACCGGGCGGACCAGCGCCTTGCCGCGGGCCGGCCCGCGCGAGGCGGCGACGGTGATGCCGGTGCGCCCGTGCGCCACGCCGTTCGTGGCGCTCAGCCCGTCACGCAGGGGCTGGAACAGCGGCCCCATCCCGGCCGGGATGGTCGCCGAAGAGCCCAGGCCGAAGACCGCGCGCGCCAGGTCGCGGCGAAAGTCGCGCAGGAAATCGTCCATGATCTCGGGCGGGTGGCTGGCGCCGCCGGGGGGCTGGTTGGTTTCCGCGATCCGCTCCCACAGCTCGCTGCCCAGCGTGGCATGGGTGGAGAAGCTCAGCGTGTCGCGGCCCCACATGCCGTTCGCCATGGCGATGCCGTGCCGTGCCACCACGGGCGGACCCGGCGGCGGGGCAAAGGCGAAGACCGGCCCGCCGACGAAGTCGAAGCCGCCGTCGCCGTCATGCAGGGTGATGCGGTCCAGCAGCACCTCTCCGACCGCGCGCAGGGTCTCGCCGCCGGCAGCGAGTTCGGCGGCAAGGTTCAGGGGATCGGGGCGGATGGCGATGACGTTGTCCTCGATCTCGGCATGGCCGGGGTCGGCGGCGGTGACGCCGCTGTCGAACATCCCCAGGCTCAGCGTGCAGCGGCGCATGGCGAAGCGGCGGGTCGGGCGGTCCGCGCCCGACACCTGCCGGATGGCCGCGGGGCCGGGTGCGGCAAGGCCGGCGGCGGTGACGCGGACCTGGTCCAGCCGCACCTCGCCGCAATCGACGAAGTCGATCACCGCGCCGTCGCCCGCCGCCAGGGCCTCGGCCGCGAAGTCGCGCAGGTCGACCGAGCGGCAACGCTCGAAGCGGATGATGCGCCGCAGGTCGCCGCGCAGGATCGTGCCCGGCCCGATGCCGCCGACGATCAGGTCGCCCTTGTCGGCGACGACGATGGTCGCGGCCAGGTCGCGCACCCCGGCATTCAGGCAGATGCGGGCATTGCCGTCGGCAGGGATCGTGTCGATCACCGCCTGGACCGAGGCCCCGGGCGGCACCGCGATTTCACCGCAGCCGTCCGACAGGCGCAGGAACAGTTCGTCCAGCGCCTCTTGCACGGTATCGGCCTCGGTGCCGACGCGGGCGCCGTCGTAGCCGGTGAAATCGGCCTCTTGCCGGCACAGCTTGCGGCTGCGCAAATCCAGCCATGCGTGCAGGATCATCGGCGTCGCCGCCGCGCCGCGCTCCAGCAGCGCCAGCGGCGCGAATTGCCGCTCGGGGCCGTGGGCGGTGGTGACGGCGGGGCCGTTGGCCTGGGGCGCCAGCGCGCGGGCCTCGGCCTGCCACCAGTCGCCGGGCTCGAAGGCGCCATCGACCTCGGCGATCAGCCCGTGTTCCAGCGTCAGCGTGGCTGCGCCGGTGCCGGGCCGTTCCAGCAGGCCAGACCACAGCCGCAGCTTGAGCCCCTCGGTCCCCAGGGGCGCGGGGTCGAAGGGCGGCGCCGGGGTTTCGGTCAGCGGATCGAGCAGCCGGAACTCGCGCAGCGAGCCGGCGACGACATCGCCGCCGTCCAGCCGGAACAGCATCCCCTGCATCCGGCGCGGTCGCAGGAAGCCCGCGGCATTCACCGCGCCGGGGGCGGCGTCGCCGCGCTCGACCGCCTCCGAGGTCAGCTCGACCAGGTCGCCCGTGCGCAAGGGATCGTTCGCGCCGACGCGGACATGGGTGACGGCCGCGCCCGGCGGCTGGTCGGGCATCAGGGCACAGGGCCACAGCCCCGCCGCATTGTCGCGCGACCACTTGAACCGCGTGACCGCGCCGGCGCCGGTCGTGACCTCGTGCACGACCAGCCGATACAGCCGGTTCTCGGTGCCGCTGTAGCCGCCCGGCACCGGCAGGTCGCAGGGATCGGCGGCGGCGGTGCCCGCGCTGGTGCCAAAGGCGACGCTGCCTGTGGGCAGGGCGACGCTGTCGAAGGCGGCGGCGATGGCCGCGGGCTCGGTCAGGCCGGCGACGGGGGCCAGCTTGACCTGCGCCACCACCTCGGACCGGCTGGTCGTCTCGCGCCCGGCACCAAGCGCCTGTTCGCGCA contains:
- a CDS encoding eCIS core domain-containing protein, whose amino-acid sequence is MKARTGPVSTRSADASRSPAAPAPAPVSVSAPVSTSASRDSAPQPLNLLQRSLVGGAALPASLRARMETGFGTSFSDVRIHTGGAAAMATGRARAEALTSGSDIAFAPGRYRPGSAAGDRLIAHELAHVVQQRRSGGGGAVQAKSLVSNPGDAAETAADAAAATVLAGGRAQVGAAGQSLRGRIMRRALAGAAPFAASPALSQAPARPGAVAPGAGPVLTPMMTSQVSAAGGRVSGLTRSGGRPGATAPASKAPDDSQTARGENAAEAKPAPSVAIAGAPAGAAEAAPDRAPQRKKDKEGPDRRRTRDEKGKAAAAKDKGGARAKGGGGGGGGAAKRFGQNLGDRGEAAAEAARERLSERADALQVNEGAHARIGAARAAAEPAPNAAEADGQSQQAGSLAQAEIPAPDAAAAQQRAGAALASAAPSTIEELDNFAGPGGAGTRQQISRQVAAEAGQQAAPVQSSMSAVRNPPAGAAPPPAVPQPAPVAAPATAAPNLTGAAPPAVPEESLDASEFREAADEALAEHDVDDATLAKAEEGPLRAIGDDKDELNENVAGAATEARATETAATQEAAAGLAATEAESVGGMEAGRDAAQEAVSGEQTGTRSGEEGGARSLAEQINATYATAEGQVNEKLGSLESEAVQSFRDRQGQRLEAFASGVRADLEAFKARRYAGAKGLYNRARDWLLSINSLPEVKALYESHRNQYIADIDALLNEIRGSIQRTIDECKAILAEAKAAIDRLVEANKGNLDAEAQAALTRTQAQFQAMEARIEATQRAALAALDRERERAIREMDAKLAEIQAENAGLVDRIAAAIKALADALGEFMALMARVTRMGIGAFLSAAGSQAQEGVKNHLWDSLKEAFKEWFFNKVPGLQLLMNLPPNWVEMLTVLATSMIGLITESLPLLMPAMAVAAMTWLATQLALKLIPGAGAIMAVIDAIRAAWSLVQSLFSAARAFLEFVMQVAAPGNGAAAFARALAHGIVAAVDMVLTFLGVDALIRRLLGAIARPFGRIVARIQQRFRQFMERRRRRSGDRRAGGRGRRRDDGDDRGGSADARRRARDQARRDRRAADRRRRERDRGRDRRRERSESDADRRRRRRQEEERRQRERLDRAVRAIQPQVQQLARRGVSRLGLGARLTFWRLRYRLTSLERQGDSIVARINPSSPAGRIAQLSPARIGRALEPILIEAERLFEQERASNPAVRTQSAELERQMREGRQVTVGAGLNEADVVFAGRRFLSAPGQLPLPLGRARFGRFSGPFHTSISMPGSRPAYIRDVRRSSMLFQANAPAYEGFRAEHLDSPDPDQLRNVVEPIRAPGQLAARATGRSLEERGMINPRLEAARGEYAPMAPRGASVAADQDFRGRQDSGSFTRGQIAEARQARHRRTGNIFKLLDRVLRQQTGAMTVLGEDQALRDLAQAFRSWALSNVSRAGRRASTPAEQAAAAQQLIVGMVAFLRSRYP